Genomic DNA from Acidimicrobiales bacterium:
AGGATCCGTCCACACACGTCGCGGTTCGCCACGAACTCTTCGAGCTTGCACTTTGCATCGAGGAACGTCCAGGCCCGCTCCACGATGCTCTCGTGCGATCCGCAGTCACCGGTCCCGACGAGGATCGCAAGGCGCTCTGGCCACACGTCGATGACCGCTTCACGACTCAAGTCCTCACCTTTCTCAGTAGGGGCCAGGCCGAGCGGATGACAGAGTCCCGTGGAGTGGTGGGGTTCCGAGTGTGTTGCTCGGTGTGTCAGGCCTCGAGTTGGGCCCGTGATCGCTCAGTGTCGCGCACACTGTTGAGGTCCGCCATCGACCCCTCGGTCATGTAGCGACGAGCGACCGCCCATTCGGCGTGCTGATCAGCGAGCACCGCACCGATGAGCCGGATCGCGGCGGCGTCGTTGGGAAAGATCCCGACCACGTTCGTCCGCCGTTTCACTTCCTTGTTCAGTCGTTCCAACGGATTGTTCGACCAGATCTTGCGCCAGTGCGACGACGGAAACGCCCCGAACGCCAACACATCGGTCTTGGCGTCACGCATCGACAACGACGCTTTCGGGAACTTGGCCTCCAGCATGTCGGCGACCTCGTCCCAACGGCCGTTGATCTCCCCGGTGGTGCCGAGCGCAAAGATCGACCGGAACGCGGCCGCCACCATTTCTTGCTGCCCTTTCGGGACCTTGGACAACAGATTCCGGGCGTAGTGCACACGACACCGCTGCCAGCTCGCCCCGCTGATCCCCTTGCGGATGGCGGCCTTCAGCCCTTCGTGGGCGTCGGAGATGACGAGGCGGACACCACCAAGACCACGTTTACGCATCGAGCGGAGGAACCGGAGCCAGAACGTTTCGTCCTCCGAATCACCGATATCGACACCCAACACCTCGCGGTCACCCGCAGCGGTGATCCCGGTCGCGATCACCACCGCCCGGGACACGACCTGCCCGAGGGCGTCGTCACGGACGTTGATGTAGGTGGCGTCGAGATACACGTACGGGAAGCTGGTGTGACCCAGGGTGCGTGTCCGGAACGCTTCGACTCGTTCGTCCAGACCGGCGCAGATCCGCGACACCTCTGATTTGGAGATGCCGGTGTCGATCCCCATCGCCACCACCAGATCATCGACCGCTCGGGTGGAGACGCCGTTGACGTAGGCCTCCATCACCACCGCATACAAGGCCTGGTCGATCCGGCGGCGGGGTTCGAGGATGCTGGGGAAGAACGAACCCTTGCGAAGTTTCGGGATCCCGAGTTCCAGATCGCCGGCCTTGGTCGACAAGGTCCTCGGCCGGGTCCCGTTGCGATGCGTGGTCCGGTCGATGCTGCGCTCGTACCGGCCGGCGCCGATCGTTTCGGCCGCTTCGGCCTCGATCAACTGTTGCAGCGCCCACTGGGCGAGCTGGCGGACCAGATCGGTTCCTTCTCCGATCGAGATCGCGTCGAGCAAGCGGTCGATGTCAGACTGTTCAAGAGTCATCGGTGTGGTTCTCCATGGTGTGCACTTGGTCGTACACACCGAGCATCACGCCGGTGACTCACCCACAGGTGGACCCGCCCCGAAATCCCACCACGCCAAGGGACTCATACGAGCGGATCGGTGCAGCGCAATGGCTCGGCGCCCATCCCAGTCCCGCTGGTACCGAGGCGCTCACCCTCGCCGCTCAGCGAGAGGCCGACGATCGGGTCAAGGCCGCCATGCTGACATCACTCGAGAGGCTGGGCTCAGATCTCGACCGATTTCTCAGCCCTACTGAGCTTGTCACTACGGCACACAACGCGATGTCCAAGAAGTCGTCGCATTCCAGGGCGATTGACTGGCTCGCCATCGACACGCTTCCCCCAATCCGTTGGCGAGATGGCGACCCTGTCGACAGCAACGTCGTGCGGTGGTTCCTGCACAGCGCCGCCAAGAACAAGTCGGCAAGGCCATCGCCCATCCTGCAACGCCACTTCTCCGACATGAATGGTGCAGACACGCGGGCATTCGGCGAAGCGCTCCTGCTGGCGTGGATCGACCACGATCTCGCACTGGAGGGTAGGGGATCCGCCCGGACCTCCCAGGGGCTACTCGCGCTCGTCGCGCCGTGCGCAAGCCCTGTCATCATCGACCACGCCCGTTCCTACGTGCAGACCTACCGAGGCAAGCGAGCGAGTCAGAGCAAAGCGCTCATCGAGATGCTGGCGTGGATGGACGACTCGAGCGCCGTCCAGACCGTAATGTCGATGGCTCACCGCTATCAGCCACGAGCGCTCCAGCAGGAAGCAGCGCGTCAGATTGCGCAAGTCGCCGACCACAAAGGCTGGACAACCGAGCAGCTCGCGGATAGGTCGGTGCCCACCGGAGGCTTCGACCGGACCGGAACCCTGACCCTCGACTATGGCAGTCGAACCTTTACCGCGAAGCTCACCAACGACCTCGACATCACCATTGTCGAAGACTCGACCGGCAAGTCACTCCGCTCGATGCCGCGTGGCCGAGCCGACGAGGACGCAGCGGCCATCGGGCACGCGAAGGGCATTCTCAAAGACGCCATCACCGACATCCGATCTGCGGTCAAGCATCAACCACTGAGACTTCGCCGAGCGATGGCCACGGAACGAGTGTGGAGCGGCACCGACTTCCAGCAGTTCGTTCTCGATCACCCGGTGATGCTTCGCCTCGCCAGCCGAGTGTTGTGGTCGACCGACGTGCCTGGCGGCGAGATCATCTTCCGCCCGCTCATCGACGGCACGCTGCTCACGCTGGATGACGATCACTTCGTGCTCGTTGGGAACGATGTGAAGATCTTGCACGGACAGCGTTTGGACCCCGAGACCAGATCACGGGCACTCGTCCATCTGCGCGACTACGAGGTCGCCCCGCTCATTTCGCAGCTCGATCCGATCGGCATCGTCGTCGCCAAGGGCCAGCGGACCATCGACCTCGTTGCCGGGAGCGAGCTCAGTGCCAACCTTCTGGCCTCGCGGGCCCGAGCCCTTGGCTGGCAGGTGGCCGACAACCTGCGATCGTTCGTCGGCGTGTTCCTCCAATTCGCCGACCTCGGTCTG
This window encodes:
- a CDS encoding IS256 family transposase → MTLEQSDIDRLLDAISIGEGTDLVRQLAQWALQQLIEAEAAETIGAGRYERSIDRTTHRNGTRPRTLSTKAGDLELGIPKLRKGSFFPSILEPRRRIDQALYAVVMEAYVNGVSTRAVDDLVVAMGIDTGISKSEVSRICAGLDERVEAFRTRTLGHTSFPYVYLDATYINVRDDALGQVVSRAVVIATGITAAGDREVLGVDIGDSEDETFWLRFLRSMRKRGLGGVRLVISDAHEGLKAAIRKGISGASWQRCRVHYARNLLSKVPKGQQEMVAAAFRSIFALGTTGEINGRWDEVADMLEAKFPKASLSMRDAKTDVLAFGAFPSSHWRKIWSNNPLERLNKEVKRRTNVVGIFPNDAAAIRLIGAVLADQHAEWAVARRYMTEGSMADLNSVRDTERSRAQLEA
- a CDS encoding DUF4132 domain-containing protein — its product is MTHPQVDPPRNPTTPRDSYERIGAAQWLGAHPSPAGTEALTLAAQREADDRVKAAMLTSLERLGSDLDRFLSPTELVTTAHNAMSKKSSHSRAIDWLAIDTLPPIRWRDGDPVDSNVVRWFLHSAAKNKSARPSPILQRHFSDMNGADTRAFGEALLLAWIDHDLALEGRGSARTSQGLLALVAPCASPVIIDHARSYVQTYRGKRASQSKALIEMLAWMDDSSAVQTVMSMAHRYQPRALQQEAARQIAQVADHKGWTTEQLADRSVPTGGFDRTGTLTLDYGSRTFTAKLTNDLDITIVEDSTGKSLRSMPRGRADEDAAAIGHAKGILKDAITDIRSAVKHQPLRLRRAMATERVWSGTDFQQFVLDHPVMLRLASRVLWSTDVPGGEIIFRPLIDGTLLTLDDDHFVLVGNDVKILHGQRLDPETRSRALVHLRDYEVAPLISQLDPIGIVVAKGQRTIDLVAGSELSANLLASRARALGWQVADNLRSFVGVFLQFADLGLEAILAVDGGLHLGGYEYSDHRCRLGNLFVVESGSAAHGEYAAVDLSELSPVLLTEIVRDVHSICGQSSGAD